From the genome of Negativicoccus succinicivorans, one region includes:
- a CDS encoding ATP-binding protein — MSFQITRGKQERAQRIVIYGIEGIGKSTLASQFPAPLFIDTEGGTAHMDVARLPVPDTWEELKEMIARIPKDPAIDDFSTIVIDTVDWAEMLCIEYVCKKHDKTNIESFGYGTGYTYVREEFEQFIKSLNEIIAAGLNVVLTAHAQIRKFEQPGEAGAYDRYELKLGKRTASQTAPIIKEWADMLLFINYETKVYNVNGTEKYRATGGKRTVYTTHTPAYDAKNRHDLPPSFPLSYEPLENIIPNRFKREIDPRLVKLMIDFDVTDEQVRAAVEKAGYYPASKRLEIYPTEFVENNLIKNWDGVVSVIKEAKGE, encoded by the coding sequence TTGTCATTTCAAATTACACGCGGCAAACAAGAACGGGCGCAGCGCATTGTGATTTACGGTATTGAAGGCATCGGCAAATCCACATTAGCGTCGCAATTTCCCGCGCCTTTGTTCATTGACACGGAGGGCGGCACGGCGCACATGGATGTCGCGCGTTTGCCCGTACCGGACACATGGGAAGAGCTGAAAGAAATGATTGCGCGCATACCGAAAGATCCGGCTATTGATGACTTTAGCACCATCGTTATTGATACCGTCGACTGGGCGGAAATGCTATGCATTGAGTACGTATGCAAAAAGCACGATAAAACCAACATTGAATCGTTTGGCTACGGTACCGGCTACACCTATGTCCGGGAAGAATTTGAACAATTTATTAAGTCGCTAAACGAGATTATTGCGGCCGGTCTGAATGTGGTACTCACGGCGCACGCGCAAATTCGTAAATTCGAGCAACCGGGAGAGGCGGGCGCGTATGATCGTTACGAATTGAAGCTGGGCAAACGTACCGCATCACAAACAGCGCCAATCATCAAAGAATGGGCGGACATGCTTTTATTCATTAACTATGAAACAAAAGTGTACAACGTAAATGGTACGGAAAAGTACAGAGCGACCGGCGGAAAACGAACCGTGTATACCACACACACACCTGCCTATGACGCGAAAAATCGGCACGATTTACCGCCATCATTCCCGCTTTCATATGAACCGCTGGAGAACATTATTCCGAACCGATTTAAGCGGGAAATCGACCCGCGGCTGGTAAAGCTGATGATCGACTTTGATGTAACCGATGAGCAGGTACGTGCGGCCGTTGAAAAAGCAGGATATTATCCGGCATCAAAACGGCTGGAAATATATCCGACCGAATTTGTAGAAAACAACTTGATTAAAAATTGGGACGGCGTTGTGTCCGTCATTAAAGAAGCCAAAGGAGAATAA
- a CDS encoding siphovirus Gp157 family protein, whose translation MTLYEIGENYRALAELLESEEVTPEEVADTFTAIEDAAGAKIDAIGWLFRNQMRMAEALKAQEAEFAQMRKRKERAMERLKGLCLTYLTLTDKRQAAGDLFTIKRRKNPACVIVSDETAIPREFIREEVTTSVDKTAIKKALNAGQAVTGAFLEQGESVVFE comes from the coding sequence ATGACACTATATGAAATCGGCGAAAATTACCGCGCATTGGCGGAACTTCTTGAAAGTGAAGAAGTAACACCGGAAGAAGTCGCCGACACATTCACCGCGATTGAAGATGCGGCGGGGGCAAAAATTGACGCTATCGGTTGGCTTTTCCGTAACCAAATGCGCATGGCGGAAGCACTAAAAGCGCAAGAAGCTGAATTTGCGCAAATGCGCAAGCGCAAAGAACGCGCGATGGAACGGCTGAAAGGTTTGTGTTTAACGTATTTAACCTTAACCGACAAGCGACAAGCGGCAGGTGATTTATTCACCATTAAGCGCCGGAAGAATCCCGCGTGCGTCATCGTAAGTGATGAGACGGCTATTCCGCGTGAATTTATTCGAGAGGAAGTTACGACGAGCGTCGACAAAACGGCCATCAAAAAAGCACTGAACGCAGGACAAGCCGTTACCGGCGCATTTCTGGAACAGGGGGAGAGCGTGGTGTTTGAGTAA